The following are from one region of the Polyangiaceae bacterium genome:
- the ccrA gene encoding crotonyl-CoA carboxylase/reductase translates to MAKQIYDLGEIPELGSVPERMLAQVIRAERFGEPKDAFKLEEVPVPEIGPRDVLVYVMAAGVNYNNVWAALGIPINVIKTRQKAGEKEDFHIGGSDASGVVWKVGADVKNVKVGDEVVVHCGSWQPDDPHVLAGKDPMLAPTQKIWGYETNWGSFAQFTKVQDHQCLPKPPKLSWEAAAAYMLVGATAYRMLHGWAGNEVQKDDAVLIWGGAGGLGSMAIQIVAAAGAKAVAVVSSDDKIDYCKQLGAVGVMNRKHFHHWGMLPHWKDDAEYMEWLGQAKAFGRAFWDALGEKKNPAIVFEHPGEATVPTSIFLCDTGGMVVICAGTTGYNATLDLRYHWMRQKRLQGSHFANDDQAKGVNDLVIAGKVDPCLAQTFEFSETGDAHQLMRENKHPNGNMAILVNAKTRNQVGL, encoded by the coding sequence ATGGCCAAGCAAATCTACGACCTGGGCGAGATTCCGGAGCTCGGCAGCGTTCCGGAGCGAATGTTGGCGCAGGTGATCCGGGCAGAGCGCTTCGGTGAGCCCAAAGATGCCTTCAAGCTCGAGGAAGTCCCAGTGCCCGAAATCGGGCCACGGGACGTGCTCGTGTACGTGATGGCGGCCGGCGTGAACTACAACAACGTGTGGGCCGCCCTGGGCATCCCCATCAACGTCATCAAGACGCGACAGAAGGCGGGAGAGAAGGAGGACTTTCACATCGGCGGCTCCGACGCGAGCGGTGTGGTGTGGAAGGTCGGCGCCGACGTCAAGAATGTGAAGGTCGGCGACGAGGTCGTCGTCCACTGTGGCTCTTGGCAGCCAGACGATCCCCACGTGCTCGCGGGCAAGGATCCGATGCTCGCGCCGACGCAGAAGATCTGGGGCTACGAGACCAACTGGGGAAGCTTCGCGCAGTTCACCAAGGTGCAGGATCACCAGTGCTTGCCCAAGCCGCCGAAGCTCTCCTGGGAAGCCGCCGCGGCTTACATGTTGGTGGGCGCTACGGCGTACCGCATGCTCCATGGTTGGGCCGGCAACGAGGTACAGAAGGACGATGCCGTCCTGATCTGGGGTGGAGCCGGCGGACTCGGATCCATGGCGATTCAGATCGTGGCTGCTGCCGGTGCCAAGGCCGTCGCCGTGGTGAGCAGCGACGACAAGATCGACTACTGCAAGCAGCTTGGCGCCGTGGGCGTGATGAACCGCAAGCACTTCCACCACTGGGGCATGCTCCCGCACTGGAAGGACGACGCCGAATACATGGAATGGCTGGGTCAGGCGAAGGCCTTTGGCCGCGCCTTCTGGGATGCGTTGGGGGAGAAGAAGAACCCCGCCATCGTGTTCGAGCACCCGGGCGAAGCCACCGTGCCGACCAGCATCTTCCTGTGCGACACCGGCGGCATGGTCGTGATCTGCGCGGGCACCACGGGTTACAACGCCACCCTCGACCTGCGCTATCACTGGATGCGCCAGAAGCGGCTTCAGGGCTCCCACTTCGCCAACGACGACCAGGCCAAGGGCGTGAACGATCTGGTCATCGCAGGCAAGGTGGACCCGTGCTTGGCGCAGACCTTCGAGTTTTCCGAGACGGGCGACGCGCACCAGCTGATGCGCGAGAACAAGCACCCGAACGGGAACATGGCGATCTTGGTCAACGCCAAGACGCGGAACCAAGTCGGGCTTTGA
- a CDS encoding DUF4339 domain-containing protein: MTDWLVRELGSEPIGPYTTEDIVRSVEDGRMGVDWEVSRAGEDNWLPIEMVPEFADLAFVDGMTRITESPWFEGASNPFASAPNGPPPPALDAPPPPAAGAPPPPVSRPGPPPLPSRKRPGPPPVAPPVMPEAGSHGYDEDDDDVMTHVVAPPSETMGELTAVRAPPSELLEAARKSYDNLDETMTRVAVRPSPAAAPAPQKPFGVLPTLNMDRRELLPTGDMPSFPQPKLPPFPEPSAAAPPEPSYGPPPVEPSYGPPPVEPSYGPPPAQQSYGPAPVQQSYGYPPTPPPPAVQPKSDAGIKLLIVLIVLLAMGLTVVLVLLIARQ; the protein is encoded by the coding sequence ATGACGGACTGGCTGGTCCGCGAGCTCGGCAGCGAGCCGATCGGCCCCTACACGACGGAGGACATCGTCCGCTCCGTCGAGGACGGGCGCATGGGCGTGGACTGGGAAGTGTCCCGGGCCGGCGAGGACAACTGGCTGCCCATCGAGATGGTTCCGGAGTTCGCGGACCTCGCGTTCGTCGACGGCATGACTCGCATCACCGAGTCGCCGTGGTTCGAGGGCGCATCCAATCCTTTCGCCTCCGCCCCCAACGGACCACCGCCGCCCGCCCTGGACGCTCCTCCGCCGCCCGCCGCGGGCGCACCACCGCCGCCGGTAAGCAGGCCGGGGCCGCCACCGCTTCCCTCGCGCAAGCGCCCCGGGCCCCCGCCGGTGGCACCACCCGTCATGCCCGAGGCGGGCAGCCACGGATACGACGAAGACGACGACGACGTGATGACTCACGTGGTCGCACCTCCCAGTGAGACCATGGGCGAGCTCACGGCCGTGCGCGCCCCGCCGAGTGAGCTCTTGGAAGCGGCGCGCAAGTCGTACGACAACCTGGACGAGACCATGACGCGGGTCGCGGTTCGGCCCTCTCCGGCAGCAGCACCAGCGCCGCAGAAGCCGTTCGGCGTGCTGCCGACCTTGAACATGGATCGGCGGGAGCTGTTGCCCACGGGCGACATGCCGTCGTTTCCCCAGCCCAAGCTGCCGCCCTTCCCCGAGCCCAGCGCGGCGGCACCACCGGAGCCCAGCTACGGACCGCCGCCCGTCGAACCCAGCTACGGACCGCCGCCCGTCGAGCCCAGCTATGGTCCGCCGCCCGCGCAGCAGAGCTACGGACCCGCCCCCGTGCAGCAGAGCTACGGCTATCCGCCGACCCCTCCGCCGCCGGCGGTGCAGCCCAAGAGCGACGCCGGCATCAAGCTGCTGATCGTGCTCATCGTGCTGTTGGCAATGGGCCTCACGGTCGTGCTCGTGCTGCTGATCGCTCGGCAATGA
- a CDS encoding sel1 repeat family protein — protein sequence MLTRRSSRWSTALSAGLLFVTLLGCKKVKQLVSGKQESKCASFSACESACNGSDTLACIKLGDMHRTEAHGSLGKWNPEAAKAAYDKACKADLQLGCAKLASMSSYETIKSYELADKACKDKVALGCAVAGSILASGREYPDGKIEKKQPEARALLDQECKSGMYESCVVLGDNYYFDFGDPEKRPLATALYTSACDHGVARGCFSLGAFVEDDDAASLRLLAKACDTGLAGGLEQRDNACRVEAEKHLKWLETHEVQLYIAEGRPKPGTSAARGFRFKLDIDTTYQARKARLRKIAPYACDMGSSDACKLVADNATRFAKEI from the coding sequence ATGCTCACTCGCCGTTCCTCCCGTTGGTCCACCGCCCTGTCCGCAGGGCTCCTGTTCGTCACCCTGCTCGGCTGCAAGAAGGTGAAGCAGCTGGTCTCCGGAAAGCAGGAGAGCAAGTGCGCGAGCTTTTCGGCGTGCGAGAGCGCTTGCAACGGCAGCGACACCCTCGCCTGCATCAAGCTCGGAGACATGCACCGCACGGAAGCGCACGGCAGCTTGGGCAAGTGGAACCCGGAAGCGGCCAAGGCCGCGTACGACAAGGCATGCAAGGCCGACCTCCAGCTCGGCTGCGCCAAGCTCGCCAGCATGAGCTCCTACGAGACCATCAAGTCCTACGAGCTGGCGGACAAGGCCTGCAAGGACAAGGTGGCGCTCGGATGTGCCGTCGCCGGCTCCATCCTCGCCAGCGGACGTGAGTATCCCGACGGCAAGATCGAGAAGAAGCAGCCGGAAGCGCGGGCGCTCCTCGACCAGGAGTGCAAGAGCGGGATGTACGAGAGTTGCGTCGTCTTGGGGGACAACTACTACTTCGACTTCGGCGACCCCGAAAAGCGCCCCTTGGCCACGGCGCTGTACACGTCCGCCTGCGATCACGGCGTCGCGCGCGGCTGTTTCTCCCTCGGAGCCTTCGTGGAGGACGACGACGCCGCGAGCCTGCGCTTGCTGGCCAAGGCCTGCGACACAGGCCTGGCCGGCGGCCTCGAGCAGCGCGACAACGCGTGTCGCGTGGAGGCCGAAAAGCACCTCAAGTGGCTCGAAACCCATGAGGTCCAGCTGTACATCGCGGAAGGGCGACCCAAGCCAGGCACCAGCGCTGCTCGGGGCTTTCGCTTCAAGCTCGACATCGACACCACCTACCAAGCACGCAAAGCCCGCCTCCGCAAGATCGCGCCCTACGCCTGTGACATGGGCTCCTCGGACGCGTGCAAGCTGGTCGCCGACAACGCCACGCGCTTCGCCAAGGAGATCTGA
- a CDS encoding MaoC family dehydratase, producing the protein MSGVSTPEYGRKLEDFETGKVYEHPWDVTIDHGMVAFFSASFQDAMPTFASKTYAQALGFSDRPVHPLLLLNLGLSFSVHDVSEQAIAHLAYIDVRFPEACYAGDTVTASSKVLSAKATSKGDRGVVGVRTVLTNQDGKIVCRFDRKALVRAGRVSGRPDDVWPEGTQPEGEDNPLPPELRTGVKPPQRRGGFSGFYEDFDVGDVVFHGVGKTVGESEHMQLTQLCRNSHPIHFDEIYCKEKSFAKTRVVYGGLVLSWVLSLTSRDLGGNAVWDLGLDQGAHPNGVLAGDTLYASSQIVGKEDAGPEAGILTLRVVGTKNKTGEELFVSPGGLFTAELSKTEGKIPDKVVEITRKLLVRKRPR; encoded by the coding sequence ATGAGCGGAGTCAGCACCCCGGAGTACGGTCGCAAGCTCGAAGACTTCGAAACCGGCAAGGTGTACGAGCACCCCTGGGACGTGACCATCGATCACGGAATGGTCGCGTTCTTCTCCGCGTCCTTCCAGGACGCGATGCCCACCTTCGCCAGCAAGACCTATGCGCAGGCGCTCGGCTTTTCCGATCGGCCGGTGCATCCGCTCTTGCTCTTGAACCTGGGCCTCTCGTTCAGCGTTCACGACGTGAGCGAGCAGGCCATCGCGCACCTGGCGTACATCGACGTGCGCTTTCCCGAGGCATGTTACGCCGGCGACACGGTGACGGCGTCGAGCAAGGTGCTCTCGGCCAAGGCCACGTCCAAGGGTGATCGCGGGGTGGTCGGCGTGCGCACGGTGCTCACGAACCAAGACGGCAAGATCGTGTGTCGCTTCGATCGCAAGGCATTGGTGCGCGCCGGTCGCGTCAGCGGACGCCCCGACGACGTATGGCCGGAGGGCACGCAGCCGGAGGGCGAAGACAACCCCCTGCCCCCGGAGCTCCGGACCGGCGTGAAGCCCCCCCAGCGGCGCGGCGGATTCTCCGGCTTCTACGAGGACTTCGACGTCGGGGACGTCGTCTTCCACGGCGTGGGCAAGACCGTGGGGGAATCCGAGCACATGCAGCTCACGCAGCTGTGCCGGAACTCGCACCCCATCCACTTCGACGAGATCTACTGCAAGGAGAAGTCCTTCGCGAAGACTCGCGTGGTGTACGGCGGACTGGTTCTGTCGTGGGTGCTGTCCCTCACCAGCCGGGATCTCGGCGGAAACGCGGTCTGGGACCTGGGGCTCGACCAGGGCGCCCATCCGAACGGCGTGCTCGCCGGGGACACCCTGTACGCCTCGAGTCAGATCGTCGGAAAGGAAGACGCCGGCCCGGAGGCTGGTATCCTGACCCTTCGTGTCGTCGGAACCAAGAACAAGACCGGAGAGGAGCTGTTCGTTTCTCCCGGCGGTCTTTTCACAGCGGAGCTCAGCAAGACCGAAGGGAAGATCCCAGACAAGGTCGTGGAGATCACCCGCAAGCTCTTGGTGCGCAAACGTCCAAGATGA
- a CDS encoding acyl-CoA/acyl-ACP dehydrogenase, with protein MTQDSAKQAIPPTQRGDDLRPAIRALEELYRRAQKHVLDHVTEGARISSRALEKHQLAAHALAYLATELEAARQLVAWLEGLEKNGSAGELERRIAGCYVGELCRVLLGGVDLGACESIPLSGMWLEEDDLNATLRAPAVQAISERYASGEAVCEIAKLAHAESSFGAHGHDDDMLEAIRAEFRRFVDSEVVPIAQDVHRKDELIPISLLSKMGELGVFGLTIPEEYGGQGLGKVAMCVVTEELSRGYIGVGSLGTRAEIAAELILIGGTDEQKQEWLPKIASGQTLPTAVFTEPNFGSDLAHIKTRGEKQADGSWKIFGQKTWITHATRADLMTLLARTNPDEAGYAGLSMFLAPKQRGSEDKPETEGFPDDHVTGTEIKVLGYRGMKEFEIGFDGFSVPARGLLGDQQGQGFKQLMATFESARIQTAARGVGVAQAALEEAMRYAHERIQFGVPIANFPRVQRKLGRMICRIMATRQLTFFAAREKDKGIRSDLEAGMAKLLGTRAAWESADACVQIHGGNGYAEEYVASRLLVDARVLSIFEGANEIQAHVIARRLLEQGLAEK; from the coding sequence GTGACCCAAGACAGCGCCAAGCAGGCCATCCCCCCCACTCAGCGCGGCGACGACCTCCGGCCCGCCATCCGCGCGCTGGAGGAGCTCTACCGCCGCGCCCAGAAGCACGTGCTCGATCACGTGACGGAAGGCGCGCGGATTTCTTCGCGTGCACTGGAGAAGCACCAGCTCGCTGCCCACGCCCTCGCCTACCTGGCGACGGAGCTCGAAGCCGCGCGGCAGCTCGTCGCGTGGCTCGAAGGTCTGGAGAAGAACGGCAGCGCCGGCGAGCTCGAGCGCCGCATCGCCGGCTGCTACGTCGGCGAGCTGTGCCGCGTACTGCTCGGCGGCGTGGACCTCGGCGCCTGCGAGTCCATTCCGCTCAGTGGCATGTGGCTCGAGGAAGACGATCTGAACGCCACGCTGCGCGCCCCCGCGGTGCAGGCGATCTCGGAGCGCTACGCCTCGGGTGAAGCCGTCTGCGAAATCGCGAAGCTGGCCCACGCGGAGAGCAGCTTCGGCGCCCACGGCCACGACGACGACATGCTGGAGGCGATCCGCGCGGAGTTCCGCCGCTTCGTGGACAGCGAGGTCGTGCCCATCGCTCAGGACGTGCACCGCAAGGACGAGCTGATCCCGATCTCGCTGCTGTCCAAGATGGGCGAGCTGGGCGTGTTCGGGCTCACCATCCCGGAAGAATATGGCGGTCAGGGCCTGGGCAAGGTGGCCATGTGCGTGGTGACGGAGGAGCTCAGCCGCGGCTACATCGGCGTCGGCTCCCTGGGAACCCGGGCAGAAATCGCCGCGGAGCTCATCCTGATCGGCGGCACGGACGAGCAGAAGCAGGAGTGGCTGCCGAAAATCGCCTCGGGACAGACGCTACCCACTGCGGTGTTCACGGAGCCGAACTTCGGCTCGGACCTGGCGCACATCAAGACGCGCGGCGAAAAGCAAGCGGACGGCTCCTGGAAGATCTTCGGCCAGAAGACGTGGATCACCCACGCCACGCGCGCAGACTTGATGACGCTCCTGGCGCGGACGAACCCCGACGAGGCGGGCTACGCGGGCCTCAGCATGTTCCTGGCGCCCAAGCAGCGCGGTAGTGAAGATAAGCCCGAGACCGAAGGCTTTCCGGACGATCACGTCACGGGAACCGAGATCAAGGTGCTCGGCTATCGCGGCATGAAGGAGTTCGAAATCGGCTTCGACGGCTTCTCCGTGCCTGCTCGCGGCCTGCTCGGTGACCAACAAGGTCAGGGGTTCAAGCAGCTGATGGCCACGTTCGAGAGCGCGCGCATCCAGACCGCCGCTCGCGGCGTGGGCGTGGCGCAGGCCGCGCTGGAAGAAGCCATGCGCTACGCCCACGAGCGCATCCAGTTCGGCGTTCCCATCGCCAACTTCCCGCGGGTGCAGCGCAAGCTGGGCCGCATGATCTGTCGCATCATGGCCACGCGGCAGCTCACGTTCTTCGCGGCGCGGGAGAAGGACAAGGGCATACGCTCGGACCTGGAGGCCGGCATGGCCAAGCTCCTGGGCACCCGCGCCGCCTGGGAATCCGCGGACGCCTGCGTGCAAATCCACGGCGGCAACGGCTACGCGGAAGAGTACGTGGCCAGCCGCCTGCTGGTGGATGCGCGGGTGCTCTCCATCTTCGAAGGCGCCAACGAGATTCAGGCCCACGTCATCGCCCGCCGCCTGCTCGAGCAGGGTCTCGCGGAGAAGTGA
- a CDS encoding acetyl-CoA C-acetyltransferase, translating into MKKLAKEIWIVAAKRTPFGTLSGTLKGVSAIDLAVHAGKAAIAQSGIAAKDFDHVVLGNVQQTSADAIYGARHVGLKAGLPIETPGLTVNRLCGSGFQAVITAAEQILLGESKAVLAAGSENMSQAPHVLWGLRDGAKFGRPPQLVDSLWEALTDSYCKTPMAMTAENLAEKYGITREDADAFALKSQQRWAAAQESGGFADEIAPMEVAMGRKSVTLDKDEHPRPQTTMEALAKLPPVFKKDGVVTAGNASGICDGAAALVVVDGEWGKAQGLKPLAKLVQWGVAGVEPTIMGIGPAPAIRIALERAGLKLDEIGLFDVNEAFAPQFLSVQKELGLPDDKTNVNGGAIALGHPLGASGARITANLIYAMKKKNAKLAVGSACIGGGQGIAVVLEAV; encoded by the coding sequence ATGAAGAAGCTCGCCAAGGAAATCTGGATCGTCGCCGCCAAGCGCACCCCCTTCGGGACCCTGAGCGGCACGCTCAAAGGCGTGAGCGCCATCGACCTGGCGGTGCACGCCGGCAAGGCTGCCATCGCCCAGAGCGGCATCGCTGCCAAGGACTTCGACCACGTGGTGCTCGGCAACGTGCAGCAGACCAGCGCGGACGCGATCTACGGTGCCCGGCACGTCGGCCTCAAGGCAGGGCTGCCCATCGAGACCCCCGGCCTCACGGTCAATCGCTTGTGCGGCTCCGGCTTCCAGGCGGTGATCACCGCCGCGGAGCAGATCCTGCTCGGAGAGAGCAAGGCCGTGCTCGCCGCCGGCAGCGAGAACATGAGCCAGGCGCCGCACGTGCTGTGGGGCCTGCGGGACGGCGCCAAATTCGGTCGCCCGCCGCAGCTGGTGGACTCCCTCTGGGAAGCGCTGACGGACAGCTACTGCAAGACACCCATGGCGATGACCGCGGAGAACCTGGCCGAGAAGTATGGCATCACCCGCGAGGACGCCGACGCCTTCGCCCTGAAGAGCCAGCAGCGCTGGGCCGCCGCGCAGGAGTCCGGTGGCTTCGCCGACGAGATCGCGCCCATGGAAGTGGCGATGGGTCGCAAGAGCGTGACGCTCGACAAGGACGAGCACCCGCGGCCGCAGACCACGATGGAAGCTCTCGCCAAGCTGCCGCCGGTGTTCAAGAAGGACGGCGTGGTGACCGCGGGCAACGCCAGCGGCATTTGCGACGGCGCCGCGGCGCTGGTGGTGGTTGACGGCGAGTGGGGCAAGGCCCAAGGCCTGAAACCGCTGGCCAAGCTGGTGCAGTGGGGCGTCGCCGGCGTGGAGCCGACGATCATGGGCATCGGCCCTGCGCCCGCCATTCGCATCGCCCTCGAGCGCGCTGGCCTGAAGCTGGACGAGATCGGCCTGTTCGACGTGAACGAGGCCTTCGCGCCGCAGTTCCTCTCCGTGCAGAAGGAGCTCGGGCTGCCGGACGACAAGACCAACGTGAACGGCGGCGCCATTGCCCTGGGCCATCCGCTGGGCGCTTCCGGTGCCCGCATCACGGCGAACCTGATCTACGCCATGAAGAAGAAGAACGCGAAGCTCGCGGTCGGCTCCGCGTGCATCGGCGGCGGTCAGGGCATCGCCGTCGTGCTCGAAGCCGTGTGA
- a CDS encoding AAA family ATPase, which yields MSTLGKTPLIGRDAELDAVLRELDAGARLVTLLGPPGIGKTRLATAARERVAGRFSTRFCDLSSAATEQALCLAVASALDERSPSSLGLGVIADSVDAVSALLASQGPQLVVLDNFEQLSSCAAVIHHWLSQHRDLVFVVTSRERLAIDGEHVIELAPLSLPPPGAGQREQRASAAVQLFLTRAHQAGAPASDDLDSVVEIVRRLDGIPLAIELAAARTRLLPAAELARRLGRGEDVLGSARTGSGRYRTLSAAIAWSWSLLEPEEQLALAVCSVFRQSFDVEAAEALIGRAGVSAPLDRIAALRDKSLLSLDEAGRLALYQSIAEFADKRLEELGKRRTARLAHARYYARLAEELIAARLLRTAEPDPRAMGRVRLERDNLVAAFEHATSLDGEPTLRATLASALALLHLVPADQADKNLVAVLAEPLTTNQRAQALLARQSSLAALGRFDEALALAHQVIDTEDVDPGLRCFAYVYAGIQLRSDGDTERALGYHQRAEALLSSHDLPRLSAMNTACMGRLECDRSNLDAARELNRRATQLCDAMGDLWLSALGIANLAQLEQEMRSFVTADDLFERALRRLSDANEVHYEGIYATRRAGLYLEWKRPDAARESLVRAKRLLSRVNLPIQVAVVHAIAALAEAEAGDPDAARAELELSARHSQRGATGVLGQMLELLTHAVELRDPRIHAATVERRRQEYADLTTQDDARSRSVRRNLDTRFALRMLERALAAHAAAPRILVVGRAGAWFSLDGAARVDLRRRGSLRRMLDALVSAHAARPSPSLGGAALLGAGWPDERILAEAAATRVRVAVATLRKLGLRDVLLTHDDGYRLDPDLRVERG from the coding sequence ATGTCCACGCTCGGGAAAACCCCGCTCATCGGCCGCGACGCGGAGCTCGACGCCGTGCTCCGGGAGCTCGACGCCGGCGCGCGCCTCGTCACCCTGCTCGGGCCTCCGGGCATCGGCAAGACGCGCCTCGCCACCGCGGCCCGGGAGCGCGTCGCGGGTCGCTTCAGCACGCGCTTCTGCGATCTCTCGAGCGCCGCGACGGAGCAGGCGCTGTGCCTCGCAGTGGCGTCCGCCTTGGACGAACGCTCGCCCTCCAGCTTGGGCCTCGGCGTCATCGCCGACAGCGTCGACGCAGTGTCCGCGTTGCTCGCGTCGCAGGGACCCCAGCTCGTGGTGCTCGACAACTTCGAGCAGCTCTCCAGCTGTGCGGCCGTGATCCACCACTGGCTGTCGCAACATCGGGATTTGGTTTTTGTCGTGACGTCGCGGGAGCGTCTCGCCATCGACGGCGAGCACGTCATAGAGCTCGCGCCGCTGTCGCTGCCGCCGCCCGGCGCGGGGCAGCGTGAGCAGCGCGCGTCCGCCGCGGTGCAGCTGTTCCTCACCCGCGCTCACCAGGCCGGCGCGCCGGCGAGCGACGACCTGGACTCCGTCGTCGAAATCGTGCGGCGCCTCGACGGCATTCCGCTGGCCATCGAGCTGGCCGCGGCGCGCACCCGGCTGCTCCCCGCAGCGGAGCTCGCGCGGCGGCTCGGTCGCGGCGAGGACGTTCTCGGCAGCGCCCGAACCGGCTCGGGTCGCTACCGCACACTGTCCGCTGCCATCGCCTGGTCGTGGTCGCTGCTCGAGCCCGAGGAGCAGCTCGCCCTCGCCGTCTGCTCCGTGTTCCGCCAGAGCTTCGACGTCGAAGCCGCCGAGGCGCTCATCGGACGGGCCGGCGTTTCGGCGCCCCTCGACCGCATCGCCGCCCTGCGCGACAAGTCGCTCCTGAGCTTGGACGAAGCCGGACGCCTCGCCCTGTACCAGAGCATCGCGGAGTTCGCCGACAAGCGCCTGGAGGAGCTCGGCAAACGACGCACCGCACGCCTCGCCCACGCGCGCTACTACGCTCGCCTCGCGGAGGAGCTGATCGCCGCGCGGCTGCTCAGGACAGCCGAGCCCGACCCCCGCGCCATGGGCCGCGTGCGTCTCGAACGCGACAATCTCGTCGCCGCCTTCGAGCACGCGACTTCGCTGGACGGCGAGCCCACCCTGCGCGCCACCCTCGCCTCGGCCCTCGCCCTGCTCCACTTGGTGCCCGCGGATCAGGCCGACAAGAACCTCGTCGCCGTTCTCGCCGAGCCGCTGACCACGAATCAACGCGCGCAAGCCCTGCTCGCCCGGCAATCCTCCCTCGCCGCCCTCGGCCGCTTCGACGAGGCCCTGGCGCTGGCGCACCAGGTGATCGACACGGAAGACGTGGACCCCGGCCTTCGTTGCTTCGCCTACGTGTACGCTGGGATCCAGCTGCGCTCCGACGGCGACACGGAGCGTGCCCTCGGCTACCACCAACGTGCCGAGGCGCTGCTGTCGAGCCACGACCTCCCACGCCTGTCCGCCATGAACACGGCGTGCATGGGGCGGCTCGAGTGCGACCGTTCCAACCTCGACGCCGCCCGCGAGCTCAATCGTCGCGCCACCCAGCTGTGCGACGCCATGGGCGATCTGTGGCTCTCGGCCCTGGGCATCGCCAACCTGGCCCAGCTCGAGCAAGAGATGCGGAGCTTCGTCACGGCGGACGACTTGTTCGAGCGGGCCCTGCGTCGCCTGTCGGACGCCAACGAGGTGCACTACGAAGGCATCTACGCGACCCGCCGCGCGGGCCTGTACCTCGAGTGGAAGCGCCCCGACGCCGCTCGCGAAAGCCTAGTCCGCGCAAAGCGCCTTCTGTCCCGCGTGAACCTGCCGATCCAGGTCGCCGTGGTGCACGCCATCGCCGCCCTCGCGGAGGCCGAGGCGGGCGACCCCGACGCCGCCCGAGCGGAGCTCGAGCTCTCCGCACGCCACTCGCAGCGGGGGGCGACAGGCGTCCTGGGTCAGATGCTCGAGCTTTTGACCCACGCCGTGGAGCTCCGAGATCCGCGAATCCACGCCGCCACCGTGGAGCGCCGGCGCCAGGAGTACGCCGACCTCACGACCCAAGACGACGCGCGGAGCCGAAGCGTGCGGCGGAACCTGGACACGCGCTTCGCCCTGCGCATGCTGGAGCGCGCCCTCGCCGCGCACGCCGCGGCTCCGCGCATTCTCGTGGTGGGGCGCGCTGGCGCGTGGTTTTCCCTCGATGGCGCCGCGCGCGTGGATCTCCGCCGCCGCGGCAGCTTGCGGCGCATGCTCGACGCGCTGGTCAGCGCCCACGCCGCGCGGCCGAGCCCGAGTCTCGGCGGCGCCGCGCTCCTCGGCGCGGGCTGGCCCGACGAGCGCATCTTGGCGGAAGCCGCCGCCACCCGCGTGCGCGTCGCCGTCGCCACGCTCCGCAAGCTCGGCTTGCGCGACGTGCTCCTGACCCACGACGACGGCTACCGTCTCGATCCGGATCTTCGCGTGGAGCGCGGCTAA